A DNA window from Nocardioides palaemonis contains the following coding sequences:
- a CDS encoding CGNR zinc finger domain-containing protein — translation MLFTDDTDAALQAAVALANSTDTPGDPLGSVDDLSAFLAHWSYTGRHDATPAELEAVRRLRPALRELLLAERDEAAALVNTMLARARALPQLQRHDQWDWHLHAVDPNRPLDERVVVETAMAMVDVVRADEMSRLARCAADDCEDVVLDLSRNRSRRYCSTTCGNREAVAAYRARQRS, via the coding sequence GTGCTCTTCACGGATGACACCGACGCCGCCCTCCAGGCAGCGGTCGCCCTCGCGAACTCGACCGACACCCCGGGCGACCCGCTGGGCTCGGTGGACGACCTGTCCGCGTTCCTCGCCCACTGGTCCTACACCGGTCGCCACGACGCCACGCCCGCCGAGCTCGAGGCCGTACGTCGCCTGCGCCCGGCGCTGCGCGAGCTGCTGCTCGCCGAGCGCGACGAGGCCGCCGCGCTGGTCAACACGATGCTGGCGCGGGCGCGCGCGCTCCCCCAGCTCCAGCGCCACGACCAGTGGGACTGGCACCTCCACGCCGTCGACCCCAACCGCCCGCTGGACGAGCGCGTCGTGGTCGAGACCGCCATGGCGATGGTCGACGTGGTCCGCGCCGACGAGATGTCGCGACTGGCGCGGTGTGCCGCCGACGACTGCGAGGACGTCGTCCTCGACCTGTCCCGCAACCGCTCGCGCCGCTACTGCTCCACCACCTGCGGCAACCGCGAGGCGGTCGCCGCCTATCGCGCGCGCCAGCGGTCCTGA
- a CDS encoding LuxR C-terminal-related transcriptional regulator — translation MLSPCLGRDDVRLALSEAVVESRWVTVVGPPGSGKTLLVRHLAEESPAAWVDARTLRSLDEVLVAALETLGAETAPGDSLVGALGRALDTHDGLLVLDGLDLDATAAGPLLQSVLESTSDSRLVVTALATAGQPYESVVRVGPLPVPAPRAPLEGPAVDLFLRRIRAAGGQAVDLDGQAHEVRRLLSATGGLPLLIEQVAVQSALVGLSNAMSAVSLDQAVDSAHGLLDPDSATALRRIGLLDFPVGMGVLTRVLGVTAAEAAEVAGNLVRRSLLEVDGRGRFDMLSPIRGRARALADDSDVAAVEDGLLAWAEEHAPAHDNYGAADAEWLHDLPAMRQAVLTACARPESRGQGYSVANRIFSSLYTSMRTRDAVEILEGALASGDGPPEIGAQIARRAGIAASEMRGTYEGLWLLARSDEHASAAPNPDEQLCKTASIRAEMHLDAGDLASAETEARRAIELDPDGSISRQATRTLADVYASQGRFAEATRAIAEAMPARITNDERWIDLSLRTLLARIALEQGRIAEAVAGTRAVVAEARQLAEDRVGLLAETLLRGVDPTWVPTPVDRQSLPWAVRLPVLAQDGRDLLTRGDVRQAAGLAADVVALADSARLGRDGVEARLLLGRALVQLGDLEQATTTYLTALDDCRTMGLPLRGADVLDGLAGVARARELPEARLLAAAAFALRAPRMAVRWGYSADFDVAPAPSAPQGWLDGADLSADVVAPVTAIFHRPASAPPSVLDALTAAERQVAERVAHGLTSRRIAEELFVSPRTVDAHLTHIYRKLDINSRARLAALVIEQSAR, via the coding sequence GTGCTCTCCCCCTGCCTCGGTCGTGACGACGTCCGGCTCGCGTTGAGCGAGGCGGTCGTCGAGTCGCGCTGGGTCACGGTCGTCGGGCCGCCCGGCAGCGGCAAGACGCTGCTGGTGCGCCACCTCGCGGAGGAGTCGCCGGCCGCCTGGGTCGACGCGCGCACCCTCCGCAGCCTCGACGAGGTGCTCGTCGCGGCGCTCGAGACGCTGGGGGCCGAGACGGCGCCCGGTGACAGCCTCGTCGGTGCGCTGGGGCGTGCCCTCGACACCCACGACGGCCTGCTGGTCCTCGACGGCCTCGACCTCGACGCCACGGCCGCCGGCCCCCTGCTGCAGTCGGTGCTCGAGAGCACCAGCGACTCGCGGCTGGTCGTGACCGCTCTGGCCACGGCCGGCCAGCCCTACGAGTCGGTCGTGCGGGTCGGCCCGTTGCCGGTGCCCGCGCCGCGCGCGCCGCTGGAGGGCCCCGCCGTCGACCTCTTCCTGCGCCGGATCCGCGCGGCCGGTGGCCAGGCGGTCGACCTCGACGGCCAGGCCCACGAGGTACGCCGCCTGCTCAGCGCGACCGGCGGGCTGCCGCTGCTGATCGAGCAGGTGGCCGTCCAGAGCGCCCTCGTCGGGCTCAGCAACGCCATGTCGGCGGTCAGCCTCGACCAGGCGGTCGACTCCGCGCACGGGCTGCTCGACCCCGACAGCGCGACCGCGCTGCGGCGGATCGGCCTGCTCGACTTCCCGGTCGGGATGGGCGTGCTCACCCGGGTGCTCGGAGTCACCGCCGCCGAGGCTGCCGAGGTCGCCGGCAACCTGGTCCGTCGCAGCCTGCTGGAGGTCGACGGACGGGGCCGCTTCGACATGCTGTCCCCGATCCGCGGCCGGGCCCGGGCGCTGGCCGACGACTCGGACGTCGCGGCAGTCGAGGACGGCCTGCTGGCCTGGGCCGAGGAGCACGCACCCGCGCACGACAACTACGGCGCCGCCGACGCGGAGTGGCTCCACGACCTGCCGGCCATGCGGCAGGCCGTCCTCACCGCCTGCGCCCGGCCGGAGTCCCGGGGGCAGGGCTACTCGGTGGCCAACCGGATCTTCTCCTCGCTCTACACCTCGATGCGGACCCGCGACGCCGTGGAGATCCTCGAGGGCGCGCTCGCCAGCGGTGACGGCCCGCCGGAGATCGGCGCCCAGATCGCCCGCCGGGCGGGGATCGCGGCCTCGGAGATGCGCGGCACCTACGAGGGGCTGTGGCTGCTCGCCCGCTCCGACGAGCACGCGTCGGCGGCGCCGAACCCCGACGAGCAGCTGTGCAAGACCGCGTCGATCCGCGCCGAGATGCACCTCGACGCGGGCGACCTGGCCAGCGCCGAGACCGAGGCCCGGCGAGCGATCGAGCTCGACCCGGACGGCTCCATCAGCCGCCAGGCCACCCGCACGCTCGCCGACGTCTACGCCTCCCAGGGCCGCTTCGCGGAGGCCACCCGGGCGATCGCCGAGGCCATGCCGGCCCGGATCACCAACGACGAGCGCTGGATCGACCTGTCGCTGCGCACCCTGCTGGCGCGCATCGCGCTCGAGCAGGGACGGATCGCCGAGGCCGTCGCCGGCACCCGCGCCGTGGTGGCCGAGGCGCGTCAGCTCGCCGAGGACCGGGTGGGGCTGCTGGCCGAGACCCTGCTGCGTGGCGTCGACCCGACATGGGTGCCGACGCCGGTCGACCGGCAGTCGCTGCCGTGGGCGGTGCGGCTGCCCGTGCTCGCCCAGGACGGCCGTGACCTCCTCACGCGCGGGGACGTGCGCCAGGCGGCGGGCCTGGCCGCCGACGTGGTGGCCCTCGCCGACTCCGCGCGGCTCGGCCGCGACGGGGTCGAGGCCCGACTCCTGCTCGGACGCGCGCTGGTCCAGCTCGGTGACCTCGAGCAGGCGACGACGACCTACCTCACCGCGCTCGACGACTGCCGCACGATGGGCCTGCCGCTGCGCGGCGCCGACGTGCTCGACGGCCTCGCCGGCGTCGCCCGCGCCCGCGAGCTGCCCGAGGCGCGGCTGCTGGCCGCGGCGGCCTTCGCGCTCCGCGCGCCGCGCATGGCCGTGCGGTGGGGCTACTCGGCCGACTTCGACGTCGCGCCGGCCCCGTCCGCCCCGCAGGGATGGCTCGACGGCGCCGACCTCTCCGCCGACGTCGTCGCCCCGGTGACAGCGATCTTCCACCGCCCGGCCTCGGCACCACCGTCGGTGCTCGACGCCCTGACCGCTGCCGAGCGACAGGTCGCCGAGCGGGTCGCGCACGGGCTGACCAGCCGACGCATCGCCGAGGAGCTCTTCGTGTCCCCGCGGACCGTCGACGCCCACCTCACCCACATCTACCGCAAGCTCGACATCAACAGCCGCGCGCGGCTCGCGGCGCTGGTGATCGAGCAGTCCGCACGCTGA
- a CDS encoding 3-hydroxyacyl-CoA dehydrogenase family protein, whose protein sequence is MTETATREFSTVGVIGLGTMGAGIAEVFARNGFAVIGVEQNEVGLERGRQHLEHSTGRAVKREKLTQEQADELLGRITLTTDMAALSAADLVVEAVVESLEVKKSIFRSLDDIVRPDAVLATNTSSLSVTEISTANAKPGRVVGVHFFNPAPVQNLVEIIRTVVTEPDVLADVQALLRSLGKNPVVCGDKAGFIANTLLFGYLNHAVSMYEGKYASREDIDAAMRFGCGYPMGPLALLDLIGLDTAYEILDTMYKQGRDRLHAPAPILKQYVTAGLLGRKSGRGFYTYEAPDSPVVVADAHTPSEDDKPRLHHDVRLVGVVGTGTMAAGIVEVFAKAGHDVLFTGRSQDKVDGVVTTITKNFDKQIQRGRATEEQKAEVLGRVRGTTSLDDLRDVDLVVEAIAEDLAVKTTLFENLDEICTGGRGGAGAILATTTSSLPIIAMAKVTSRPQDVIGMHFFNPAAIMKLVEVVSTVATDEAVTETVLALCEKVGKVGVRCGDRSGFIVNALLFPYLNDAVKMLEAHYATADDIDTAMKQGCALPMGPFELLDVVGNDVSLAIQRELYLEFREPGFAPAPLLEHLVTAGYLGRKTGRGFRDYGAR, encoded by the coding sequence ATGACTGAGACGGCTACCCGTGAGTTCTCCACCGTCGGCGTGATCGGCCTCGGCACCATGGGTGCCGGCATCGCCGAGGTCTTCGCCCGCAACGGCTTCGCCGTCATCGGTGTCGAGCAGAACGAGGTCGGCCTCGAGCGCGGCCGTCAGCACCTCGAGCACTCCACGGGCCGCGCGGTCAAGCGCGAGAAGCTCACCCAGGAGCAGGCCGACGAGCTGCTCGGCCGGATCACCCTCACCACCGACATGGCGGCGCTGTCGGCGGCGGACCTCGTCGTCGAGGCGGTCGTGGAGTCCCTCGAGGTCAAGAAGTCGATCTTCCGTTCCCTCGACGACATCGTGCGCCCGGACGCGGTGCTGGCCACGAACACATCGTCGCTGAGCGTCACCGAGATCTCCACCGCCAACGCCAAGCCGGGCCGCGTCGTGGGCGTCCACTTCTTCAACCCCGCGCCCGTGCAGAACCTCGTGGAGATCATCCGCACGGTCGTCACCGAGCCGGATGTGCTCGCCGACGTGCAGGCGCTGCTGCGCAGCCTGGGCAAGAACCCCGTCGTCTGCGGCGACAAGGCCGGCTTCATCGCCAACACCCTGCTCTTCGGCTACCTCAACCACGCGGTCTCGATGTACGAGGGCAAGTACGCCTCCCGCGAGGACATCGACGCCGCGATGCGGTTCGGCTGCGGCTACCCGATGGGCCCGCTCGCGCTGCTCGACCTGATCGGCCTCGACACCGCCTACGAGATCCTCGACACGATGTACAAGCAGGGCCGCGACCGCCTGCACGCGCCGGCGCCGATCCTCAAGCAGTACGTCACCGCGGGCCTGCTCGGTCGCAAGTCGGGCCGCGGCTTCTACACCTATGAGGCGCCCGACTCGCCGGTCGTCGTCGCCGACGCCCACACCCCCAGCGAGGACGACAAGCCGCGGCTGCACCACGACGTGCGGCTGGTCGGCGTCGTCGGCACCGGCACCATGGCTGCGGGCATCGTCGAGGTCTTCGCCAAGGCCGGCCACGACGTGCTGTTCACCGGCCGCAGCCAGGACAAGGTCGACGGGGTCGTCACGACCATCACGAAGAACTTCGACAAGCAGATCCAGCGTGGTCGTGCGACCGAGGAGCAGAAGGCCGAGGTGCTCGGCCGGGTCCGCGGCACCACGTCGCTCGACGACCTCCGCGACGTCGACCTGGTGGTGGAGGCGATCGCGGAGGACCTCGCGGTCAAGACCACGCTGTTCGAGAACCTCGACGAGATCTGCACCGGTGGCCGGGGAGGGGCCGGCGCGATCCTCGCGACCACCACCTCCTCGCTGCCGATCATCGCGATGGCGAAGGTGACCTCGCGTCCGCAGGACGTGATCGGCATGCACTTCTTCAACCCTGCCGCGATCATGAAGCTGGTCGAGGTGGTCTCGACCGTCGCCACCGACGAGGCCGTCACCGAGACCGTGCTCGCGCTGTGCGAGAAGGTCGGCAAGGTCGGCGTGCGCTGTGGCGACCGCTCCGGCTTCATCGTCAACGCGCTGCTCTTCCCCTACCTCAACGACGCGGTCAAGATGCTCGAGGCGCACTACGCGACCGCCGACGACATCGACACCGCGATGAAGCAGGGCTGTGCGCTCCCGATGGGGCCCTTCGAGCTGCTCGACGTGGTCGGCAACGACGTGTCGCTGGCCATCCAGCGCGAGCTCTACCTCGAGTTCCGCGAGCCGGGCTTCGCGCCGGCGCCGCTGCTGGAGCACCTGGTCACCGCCGGCTACCTCGGCCGCAAGACCGGTCGCGGGTTCCGCGACTACGGCGCGCGCTGA
- a CDS encoding DUF952 domain-containing protein, translating into MTEAVPDRIFHVATDADWRRTLETGTYTTSTVGRTLAEEGFIHASRRDQVPGVFDRYYAGLDEHLVLLTIDPRRLESEVRLDPVGDDTYPHVLGPINRSAVVDVTPLDRHGRPQSLVSLWVRGMAVRMGIAVVVMALVLLLLWALGALD; encoded by the coding sequence GTGACCGAGGCCGTCCCCGACCGCATCTTCCACGTCGCGACCGACGCCGACTGGCGACGCACCCTGGAGACCGGCACCTACACCACCTCCACGGTCGGGCGGACGCTCGCCGAGGAGGGCTTCATCCACGCGAGCCGCCGCGACCAGGTGCCGGGCGTCTTCGACCGCTACTACGCCGGCCTCGACGAGCACCTGGTGCTGCTCACCATCGACCCACGGCGGCTGGAGTCCGAGGTGCGCCTCGACCCGGTCGGCGACGACACCTACCCGCACGTCCTCGGACCGATCAACCGCTCCGCGGTCGTCGACGTGACCCCGCTCGACCGGCACGGACGGCCACAGTCGTTGGTGTCCCTGTGGGTGCGGGGCATGGCGGTCCGGATGGGGATCGCCGTGGTCGTGATGGCGCTGGTCCTGCTGCTCCTGTGGGCGCTCGGCGCGCTGGACTGA
- a CDS encoding alpha/beta fold hydrolase: MSLHRTELGESGSRIVFCHGLFGQGKNWTQVAKALSTEHRVTLLDMPNHGRSPWTETFDYVHLADLVAADVSTWGGDEPVALVGHSMGGKIAMCLALRHPQLVERLAVVDIAPAAYDSGREFIGYTRTMRGMDLSSFERRSDADAAMADAVPDPTVRSFLLQNLRRTDDGWHWQPNLELLARHMDELAGWPDEALGDASYDGPVLWIGGSRSDYVTDEHAPEMDRRFPRNRRIIIKDAGHWVHSERPDVFLEVLRRFVS, encoded by the coding sequence GTGAGCCTGCACCGCACCGAGCTCGGCGAGTCCGGGAGCCGCATCGTCTTCTGCCACGGCCTCTTCGGGCAGGGCAAGAACTGGACCCAGGTCGCGAAGGCGCTCAGCACCGAGCACCGGGTGACGCTGCTCGACATGCCCAACCACGGGCGCTCGCCGTGGACCGAGACCTTCGACTACGTGCACCTGGCCGACCTGGTCGCCGCCGACGTGTCGACCTGGGGAGGTGACGAGCCGGTCGCGCTCGTCGGGCACTCGATGGGCGGCAAGATCGCCATGTGCCTCGCGCTGCGCCATCCGCAGCTCGTCGAGCGGCTGGCGGTCGTGGACATCGCCCCCGCCGCCTACGACAGCGGGCGGGAGTTCATCGGCTACACCCGGACCATGCGCGGCATGGACCTCTCCTCCTTCGAACGACGCAGCGACGCCGACGCGGCCATGGCGGACGCCGTGCCCGACCCCACGGTGCGCAGCTTCCTGCTGCAGAACCTGCGCCGCACCGACGACGGCTGGCACTGGCAGCCCAACCTCGAGCTGCTGGCGCGGCACATGGACGAGCTCGCCGGCTGGCCCGACGAGGCGCTCGGCGACGCGTCGTACGACGGTCCGGTGCTGTGGATCGGCGGCTCGCGCTCGGACTACGTCACCGACGAGCACGCCCCGGAGATGGACCGGCGCTTCCCGCGCAACCGCCGGATCATCATCAAGGACGCCGGCCACTGGGTGCACTCCGAGCGCCCCGACGTCTTCCTCGAGGTGCTGCGCCGCTTCGTGTCCTGA
- a CDS encoding phosphotransferase — MSDPLARLDEHQRALLEEWLPGLAVVADHSWGLVETRVLEVTSSGRTWMVKAGGPTDHHIAREIRAHREWTGPWVASGHAAALRHADVEARLLVTDHLPGRLVEGTEAQDDPETYRQAGALIARFHAQHAQVDDTWYDRLRDRVRRGLDSVHRIAPAIEEQVRAELDTWAGGPATVVPTHGDWQPRNWLVDGPTVRAIDFGRADLRPVEEDFSRLSNQDFARDPALATAFFEGYGRDPREPRTWRYEQVGVAVGTATWAHQVGDEDFEEFGHGLLRGLYAGRAPEE, encoded by the coding sequence GTGAGCGACCCGCTCGCGCGACTCGACGAGCACCAGCGCGCCCTGCTCGAGGAGTGGCTGCCAGGGCTCGCCGTCGTGGCCGACCACAGCTGGGGCCTGGTCGAGACACGGGTGCTGGAGGTCACCAGCAGCGGTCGCACCTGGATGGTCAAGGCAGGCGGTCCCACCGACCACCACATCGCCCGTGAGATCCGGGCACACCGGGAGTGGACCGGGCCGTGGGTGGCGTCCGGGCACGCGGCGGCGCTGCGCCACGCGGACGTCGAGGCCAGGCTGCTGGTGACCGACCACCTTCCGGGGCGCCTGGTCGAGGGGACCGAGGCCCAGGACGACCCGGAGACCTACCGGCAGGCAGGGGCGCTCATCGCCCGCTTCCACGCCCAGCACGCGCAGGTGGACGACACCTGGTACGACCGGCTGCGCGACCGGGTCCGGCGCGGCCTGGACTCGGTGCACCGGATCGCCCCGGCGATCGAGGAGCAGGTGCGGGCCGAGCTCGACACCTGGGCCGGCGGACCGGCGACCGTCGTGCCGACGCACGGCGACTGGCAGCCGCGCAACTGGCTCGTCGACGGACCGACGGTGCGCGCGATCGACTTCGGGCGGGCCGACCTGCGTCCGGTCGAGGAGGACTTCAGCCGCCTGTCCAACCAGGACTTCGCCCGGGACCCCGCGCTCGCGACCGCCTTCTTCGAGGGCTACGGACGTGACCCGCGCGAGCCGCGCACCTGGCGCTACGAGCAGGTGGGGGTCGCGGTCGGCACCGCGACCTGGGCGCACCAGGTGGGCGACGAGGACTTCGAGGAGTTCGGGCACGGCCTGCTGCGCGGTCTCTACGCGGGGCGTGCCCCGGAGGAGTGA
- a CDS encoding GNAT family N-acetyltransferase, with product MTDHAVRPARARDLPLLAAIEDAGLPMFEEVLGDLTGDALASPAPSGQWRAEQPGFVLVAGDPAIGFAHVVDLVGHAHLAQISVHPDHGRRGIGAALLEAAAERATLKGHGSLTLTTYAEIAWNGPFYARHGFVEFAADDPLTAQQQEISDEEERLGLGRHGRRTWMRRTLRPHRSAADLAAFLPTLDASPRDVGTLRTVVRRPAPGEREVLEVGHLDLAEGLVGDTWSQRGSRRTPDGTAHPDMQLNLMNHRLVEFLAQDPAREALAGDQMFLDLDLSHDNLPVGTELHLGGPDGAVIVVTDQPHNGCGKFIARFGKDAMTFVNGPEGKPRRLRGLCARVVRPGPVRPGDDVVVVRP from the coding sequence GTGACCGACCACGCAGTACGTCCGGCCCGCGCGCGCGACCTGCCGCTCCTCGCCGCGATCGAGGACGCCGGGCTCCCGATGTTCGAGGAGGTCCTCGGCGACCTCACCGGCGACGCGCTCGCCTCGCCGGCGCCGAGCGGGCAGTGGCGCGCGGAGCAGCCCGGGTTCGTCCTGGTCGCCGGCGACCCGGCGATCGGCTTCGCCCACGTCGTCGACCTGGTCGGTCACGCCCACCTCGCCCAGATCTCGGTGCACCCCGACCACGGCCGCCGGGGGATCGGGGCCGCGCTGCTCGAGGCGGCGGCCGAGCGGGCGACCCTCAAGGGGCACGGCTCGCTGACCCTGACGACGTACGCCGAGATCGCGTGGAACGGGCCCTTCTACGCCCGCCACGGGTTCGTGGAGTTCGCCGCCGACGACCCGCTCACCGCCCAGCAGCAGGAGATCTCGGACGAGGAGGAGCGGCTCGGCCTGGGTCGCCACGGTCGGCGGACCTGGATGCGGCGGACGCTGCGCCCGCACCGCTCGGCCGCCGACCTCGCCGCCTTCCTCCCGACGCTCGACGCGTCGCCCCGCGACGTCGGGACCCTGCGCACGGTCGTACGCCGTCCGGCCCCGGGGGAGCGCGAGGTGCTGGAGGTCGGGCACCTCGACCTCGCCGAGGGGCTCGTCGGCGACACGTGGTCGCAGCGCGGCAGCCGGCGCACCCCCGACGGGACCGCCCACCCGGACATGCAGCTCAACCTGATGAACCACCGCCTCGTCGAGTTCCTCGCCCAGGACCCGGCGCGCGAGGCCCTCGCCGGCGACCAGATGTTCCTCGACCTCGACCTGTCACACGACAACCTGCCAGTGGGGACCGAGCTGCACCTCGGCGGACCCGACGGCGCCGTCATCGTGGTGACCGACCAGCCGCACAACGGCTGCGGGAAGTTCATCGCCCGCTTCGGCAAGGACGCGATGACCTTCGTCAACGGGCCGGAGGGCAAGCCGCGGCGGCTGCGCGGGCTGTGCGCCAGGGTGGTGCGACCCGGGCCGGTGCGACCCGGGGACGACGTCGTCGTGGTTCGCCCGTGA
- a CDS encoding AI-2E family transporter, translating to MVAPEAPAYPPVPERRHQPVSVLRHSPFNIGFFGALGALFAVFLTQQLLGISSVLVLLVLAMFLAIGLNPLVEWFMRRGVRRSLAVVVVLAVVIGVLTLFVVAVAPVISDQIALITRNAPEWFTDLQSNRYVEQLDERFSIIDKARDYVSDGDFTQRVFGGALGVGLAVLSALTNTFIVLVLMIYFLASLPSIKHACYSLAPASRRPRVSELGDKIIRSTGAYVSGAFLVATCAGISTLVFTFLVGLGDYSFALAFIVGLLSLIPVLGAVVSGVIMTLLALTVSPTVALVAAVYYIAYQQLESYVISPRIMKKAVDIPGAITVIAALVGGSLMGIIGALLAVPVAAALLLLHREVFLRRQDAR from the coding sequence GTGGTCGCGCCCGAGGCACCGGCCTACCCGCCGGTGCCCGAGCGCCGCCACCAGCCGGTGTCGGTGCTGCGCCACTCGCCGTTCAACATCGGCTTCTTCGGCGCGCTCGGTGCGCTGTTCGCGGTCTTCCTGACCCAGCAGCTGCTGGGGATCTCGTCGGTCCTGGTGCTGCTGGTGCTGGCGATGTTCCTCGCGATCGGCCTCAACCCGCTCGTCGAGTGGTTCATGCGGCGCGGCGTGCGGCGCAGCCTCGCCGTCGTGGTGGTCCTGGCCGTCGTGATCGGCGTGCTGACCCTCTTCGTCGTCGCGGTCGCGCCGGTGATCAGCGACCAGATCGCCCTCATCACCCGCAACGCCCCCGAGTGGTTCACCGACCTCCAGAGCAACCGCTACGTCGAACAGCTCGACGAGCGCTTCTCGATCATCGACAAGGCCCGCGACTACGTCAGCGACGGCGACTTCACCCAGCGGGTCTTCGGCGGCGCGCTCGGGGTGGGTCTCGCCGTGCTCTCGGCGCTCACCAACACGTTCATCGTGCTGGTGCTGATGATCTACTTCCTCGCCTCCCTGCCGAGCATCAAGCACGCCTGCTACAGCCTGGCGCCCGCCTCGCGCCGTCCGCGCGTCAGCGAGCTCGGCGACAAGATCATCCGCAGCACCGGCGCCTACGTCTCGGGCGCGTTCCTCGTCGCCACCTGCGCCGGCATCAGCACGCTGGTGTTCACCTTCCTCGTCGGACTGGGCGACTACAGCTTCGCGCTGGCCTTCATCGTCGGGCTGCTGAGCCTGATCCCGGTCCTCGGAGCGGTGGTCAGCGGCGTGATCATGACGCTGCTGGCCCTCACCGTGTCGCCGACGGTGGCGCTGGTCGCGGCCGTCTACTACATCGCCTACCAGCAGCTCGAGTCCTACGTGATCTCACCGCGGATCATGAAGAAGGCGGTCGACATCCCCGGCGCCATCACGGTCATCGCCGCCCTCGTCGGCGGCAGCCTGATGGGCATCATCGGCGCGCTCCTCGCCGTCCCGGTCGCGGCCGCGCTCCTGCTCCTGCACCGCGAGGTCTTCCTCCGCCGGCAGGACGCCCGCTGA
- a CDS encoding VOC family protein, which produces MSRTIQVTFDAHDPEQLSRFWAAATGYVNPPPPGREPEPGQDVFAAWHAFLADVGVPESEWNSASAAQDPDGVGPRLFFQRVPEDAAGKNRVHLDLRAAPGLEGEERMAALEAEAERLVGLGATRVERHEPAPPMTLGHLVMTDPEGNVFCLD; this is translated from the coding sequence ATGAGCCGGACCATCCAGGTGACCTTCGACGCCCACGACCCCGAGCAGCTGTCCCGCTTCTGGGCGGCCGCGACCGGATACGTCAACCCGCCGCCGCCGGGCCGCGAGCCCGAGCCGGGCCAGGACGTCTTCGCGGCGTGGCACGCCTTCCTGGCCGACGTCGGCGTCCCGGAGTCGGAGTGGAACTCCGCGTCCGCCGCGCAGGACCCCGACGGCGTCGGGCCGCGCCTGTTCTTCCAGCGCGTGCCCGAGGACGCAGCCGGCAAGAACCGCGTCCATCTCGACCTGCGCGCCGCACCCGGGCTCGAGGGCGAGGAGCGGATGGCCGCGCTGGAGGCCGAGGCCGAGCGCCTGGTCGGGCTCGGGGCCACGCGCGTCGAGCGTCACGAGCCCGCACCGCCGATGACCCTGGGGCACCTCGTGATGACCGACCCCGAGGGCAACGTGTTCTGCCTCGACTGA
- the nucS gene encoding endonuclease NucS gives MRIVVATCQVDYAGRLSAHLPMATRVLMLKNDGSVLIHSDGGSYKPLNWMSPPCTVREGTSEDGRAEWLVSATKSDDTLRILIDEVLHDTSHDLGVDPGLQKDGVEKHLQELLAEHPATLAEGLTLVRREFMTAIGPVDLMCRDADGLSVAVEIKRRGEIDGVEQLTRYLELLNRDPLLSAKGPVRGIFAAQEIKPQARVLATDRGIACALVDYDALRGMDDAEHRLF, from the coding sequence GTGAGGATCGTCGTAGCCACGTGCCAGGTCGACTACGCGGGACGTCTCTCGGCGCACCTGCCGATGGCCACGCGGGTGCTGATGCTGAAGAACGACGGCTCGGTGCTGATCCACTCCGACGGCGGGTCCTACAAGCCGCTCAACTGGATGTCGCCGCCCTGCACGGTCCGTGAGGGCACCTCCGAGGACGGTCGGGCCGAGTGGCTGGTGTCGGCCACGAAGTCCGACGACACCCTGCGGATCCTCATCGACGAGGTCCTCCACGACACCTCCCACGACCTCGGCGTCGACCCCGGTCTGCAGAAGGACGGCGTCGAGAAGCACCTGCAGGAGCTGCTCGCCGAGCACCCGGCCACGCTCGCCGAGGGTCTCACCCTCGTGCGGCGCGAGTTCATGACCGCGATCGGACCCGTCGACCTGATGTGCCGCGACGCCGACGGCCTGTCGGTCGCGGTGGAGATCAAGCGCCGGGGTGAGATCGACGGCGTCGAGCAGCTCACCCGCTACCTCGAGCTGCTCAACCGCGACCCGCTGCTCAGCGCCAAGGGGCCGGTCCGCGGCATCTTCGCCGCCCAGGAGATCAAGCCCCAGGCGCGCGTGCTCGCGACCGACCGTGGCATCGCCTGCGCGCTCGTCGACTACGACGCGCTGCGCGGCATGGACGACGCCGAGCACCGGCTGTTCTAG